The sequence below is a genomic window from Aureispira sp. CCB-E.
GAACAGAAATAGAATTTACTAGAGGAACGTTTAGAGTTCGTGGAGATTCTGTTGACATCAACCTTCCTTATACAGAAGATGGTTTTAGAGTTACCTTTTGGGGCGATGAAATAGAAGAAATAGAACGAATTGAACTGGAATCAGGCAAGAGCATTGAAACACTGGATACGATTGCTATCTTCCCCGCCAATTTATATGTCGCGCAAAAAGATCGGATGAAAGAAATCATTCGAGATATAGAGGACGAACTGCATGAGCAAATTGAATATTTTAACGACGAACACAAATACGAAGAAAGTCAGCGGATTCAAGAACGGGTCACTCTAGATCTTGAAATGATGCGTCAATTAGGCTATTGTTCGGGCATTGAAAATTATTCTAGATTTTTTGATGGTAGAAAGCCTGGCGCTCGCCCCTTTTGCCTCTTAGACTATTTTCCTGATGATTATCTCATGATTATTGATGAAAGTCATGTTACCTTGCCACAGTTCCGAGCAATGTATGGCGGAGATAGAGCAAGAACAACGACCTTGGTTGACCACGGTTTCCGTTTGCCTTCTGCCTATGACAACCGTCCGCTAAGTTTCAATGAGTTTGAGGATCAAATCAACCAAATCCTCTTTGTTAGTGCAACGCCTTCAGATTATGAATTGCAACAAACAGATGGAACGGTTGTTGAGCAAATTATTCGTCCAACTGGACTGCTTGACCCTCCTATTGATGTGCGCCCAAGTATTAATCAAATAGATGACCTGTTGGAAGAAATCGACAACTGCATTCAGCAAGATCAACGAGTTTTAGTAACGACTATTACCAAACGAAGCTCTGAAGAACTTTCTAAATATTTGACTAGGCTAAACATTAAATGTCGCTATATTCACTCCGAAATAGATACCTTGGAACGAGTTGAAATATTGAGAGACCTACGTTTGGGGGTGTTTGATGTTTTGATTGGAATTAACTTATTAAGAGAGGGACTGGATTTACCTGAAGTTGCTTTAGTAGCCATTTTGGATGCTGACAAAGAAGGTTTTTTGAGAAATGAAAAATCATTGACACAAACTGCTGGGCGTGCAGCTCGTAATTCAAATGGTCGTGTTATTATGTATGCTGATAAAATTACACGATCTATGAAGGCTACTATTGACGAAACTGCTCGTAGACGTTCGTTGCAGATTGCTTACAATGAAAAGCATGGTATTACACCAACAACAATTAAAAAATCTAAAGAAGAAATCTTGCAACAGACAGTAGTTGGCGGAACAAAGAGTTACTTGGATGCGGACGATACTGCTAATAATATTGCTGCGGATCCTGTCGTACAATACATGGGACCTGACCAACTACAAAAAGCAATCGAACAGGCTAAGAAAAAAATGCAAAGCGCCTCCAAAGATATGGATTTCTTAACCGCAGCAGAACATAGAGATGATATGCTAGCACTCAAAAAACTGTACGAAGAAAAATTTGGTTAGGCACAGCACTGCTTTATTGAAGTTGTTAAAAAAGATGCAATTTCAAACAACTTCTTTTTTGATCATCAAAAGAAGTTGCTAGAAAGATTTTTTTTTGTTTTTTATGAAAAAGAAGCAATTGTACTTACAATTTCATGAGCATAGCAAGCTAATTCACGAAATACTAGTATAAGACGCCAAATTTTTAATTACTTTCATAAAAATTAGCTTATCATTAGTTGCAATAGATAGAATAGATTTCATTATCTTGTTTTGCCCCTTTCTTATAATACACTAAAATGAAGTCTTCTATGTATAGATTTATCTACACTTTTTATTTTTTTCTAATTGTTGCAACCATTAACGCACAAAGTAAAATGCCTTTTGCTGTAGAAGTTGCCGCTTTTGCAGAACCTGTCCCCAATGGTTATTTTGGGGAGATCGAAGAGGTTTACGAAACCTTAGATGTCAATTATATTTACCGTTATTACATATATGTGCCTACCTTGGAAACCGCTGAAACCAAGAAAAAGGAAGTCAAAGCTGCAGGATTTATCAATGCTCGTATCATCGATTTTGTTCAACTAAAAAAAGACTGTGATGCTCTTTGCCAATATAATCCTCCTCAAAAGACGGGCAAGAAAATTCGTCCCTTCAATCCTTTAGAAAGCAATACTCCTAGCCATAACAATAAGAGTAATCTAGGCTTCGCTCCTAACCGTAAAAGCCCCTATAATACTCCTGCGTCTTATAATGCTACGAATGATATAGAAAGAGCTACAAATCAAAATATATTATTTCCATATCCTTCTTCTAGCTCTTCCAACTCTCCTGAAAAATTCCATTGTATCTTCTTTGATTTTGACAAATCATATATTCGAGAAGATGCTAAAATAGAGTTGAATCGTTTGATCAAATTAATGGAAAAAAATCCAACCTATCAAGTAGAAATTTTAGCACACACAGATGCTCGCGGCACCAAAACATACAACAATGCATTGTCGATGCGTCGTGCTGTTTCGACACAAGAATATTTGGCAAAACGAGGTGTAAAAAGAACCAAAATTATAAAAAAACCTTTTGGCGAATCTAGCCCAATAGCATTAAATCAGCTTCCAAACGGGGAGGACACCACCTTAGGTCGCCAACTGAATAGACGTGTCGAATTTAAGATATTAGACCAGTCTGGAAAAATCTTAAATGTCGTGGATCAAATTCGAGTACCAGAAAAAGTACAAAAATAAAAAAAGCGTTGAGGGTTCCTGAGTAAACCTTCAACGCTCTATCCACACTTTGATAAAGAATTCCTAACGCAAACCGATTACTTTAAAATCAGTCCGTCGATTTTTTGCATGGTCACTATCTGAACACCGTACTCCATCTTTGCATTTATTTAGCAATTTGGACTCTCCGTATCCTTTATATTTCAAACGATATTTGCTAATCCCATTTTTTACCAAATAATTGTAAACTGCCTTAGCTCTCTTTTCTGATAATTCTTGATTGTATTTAGAAGAACCTCTAGAATCGGTGTGCGATCTAATTTCAACACTAATTTTATTATTTTTAAGCAACTCTATAATTTCTGTTAGACCTCTAGAATCTTTCATATCTAACTTATCCTTATTGAGTTCATAATTGATATTATCTACTTTAATAATATCGCCCACTGCAAACCCTTTTTGACCAATTACTTTAAATTCTGTTCGTCGATTTTGGGCATGTTCGCTATCTGAGCACTTGACACCATCTTTGCACTTATTTAATAATTTTGATTCTCCATATCCTTTGGCAACCAATCTAGAAGAAGCAATTCCTTTTTTCTCTAGATACTTTTTCACTTCTTTGGCTCTCTTTTCTGATAATTCTTGGTTGTACTTGGAAGAACCAGATGCATCCGTATGCGCACCGATCTCAATTACTACATGCTCATGTTCTTTCAGAATCTCTAACAATTGCTTTAATCCTGGAGATTTGCGCTCATCAATTTTTGACTTGCTCAACTCATAAAAGACACTAGCCACTTCTATAACATCCCCAATAGCGTAGTGTGCTTTTCGTTGAGGCTTAGAAGAACGGCTAGAAGAAGAAGAACGTGATACTGCCTTTTTGCTTGCTACGGCACGTGTTACAGCATCTTCAACAATTTTTTCAGCATTCGGAGCAGGTGCTGCATCGTAAGAAATACTAACAACGCCATTTACATCCACAATACCTACAACAAAAATTTCAATACGTCGGTTAGCAGCTCGCTCTTCAGCAGAACAAGGCACGTCATCACTACAACGATTGACTAAAAAACTCTCTCCATAGCCTGTACTTCTAATACGCTTGGCATCAATTCCTTTAGATGTAAAAAATCGCAGGAGTGAATTGGCTCGATCTTTTGAAAGTGTCAAATTATTACTAGCTGTTCCTGCCGCATCTGTGTACCCATTAATCTGAATTACAGCCGTTGGATTGTCGATCAACCGTTGCAAGATATCAAAAAGTTGCTGACTACTTGTGTTTTGAATGGTACCATCTCCTGGTCTAAAATAACGATCATCCAAAACAAATTTATCCCCAATATTCAGCGCTAATGATTGGCGCCTAGGCAAATCTTGTGTCTGTATTACTTGATAAATATCTTCATTTCCTCTTCCACCAGGTCGATTAGAAGATAAGTATCCTATCTTTCTCTCTGTATCAAAAACAAAGTACATATCATCACTTGGAGAATTTACTTGATTCCCCATATTTTCGACATTTCCCCATCCATAAGCATAGCGATTTGCTGTAAATACATCCATACCACCATAACCCAAATGCCAATCCGAAGAAAAGTACAAACGACCATTATCATCTACAAAAGGACTCATTTCATTTCCTGGTGTGTTAATCGGATGTCCTAAGTTCTCTGGCATACTCCAACCAGTTGCCGTGCGACGACTGACGTAAATATCATATCCTCCATAACCACCTGCCTTATTAGAACAAAAATAAAGAGTTGTTCCATTATCTCTCAAGCAAGGATGCCCCGTAGAAAAAGGCGTTTTGGTATCTACATTAGCATTAAAGGGAAAAAATTGCTCACTATTATGATCCCATTCT
It includes:
- a CDS encoding OmpA family protein; translation: MYRFIYTFYFFLIVATINAQSKMPFAVEVAAFAEPVPNGYFGEIEEVYETLDVNYIYRYYIYVPTLETAETKKKEVKAAGFINARIIDFVQLKKDCDALCQYNPPQKTGKKIRPFNPLESNTPSHNNKSNLGFAPNRKSPYNTPASYNATNDIERATNQNILFPYPSSSSSNSPEKFHCIFFDFDKSYIREDAKIELNRLIKLMEKNPTYQVEILAHTDARGTKTYNNALSMRRAVSTQEYLAKRGVKRTKIIKKPFGESSPIALNQLPNGEDTTLGRQLNRRVEFKILDQSGKILNVVDQIRVPEKVQK
- the uvrB gene encoding excinuclease ABC subunit UvrB; amino-acid sequence: MKFELHSPFKPTGDQPQAIDQIVKGINANEKAQCLLGVTGSGKTFTMANVIQQTQRPTIILSHNKTLTAQLYGEFKQFFPNNAVEYFVSYYDYYQPEAYVVATNTYIEKDLAINEEIDKLRLRTSAQLLSGRRDIIVVASVSCIYGLGNPEDYKDSVIRLQTGQVLSRNKFLYMLVDSLYSRTEIEFTRGTFRVRGDSVDINLPYTEDGFRVTFWGDEIEEIERIELESGKSIETLDTIAIFPANLYVAQKDRMKEIIRDIEDELHEQIEYFNDEHKYEESQRIQERVTLDLEMMRQLGYCSGIENYSRFFDGRKPGARPFCLLDYFPDDYLMIIDESHVTLPQFRAMYGGDRARTTTLVDHGFRLPSAYDNRPLSFNEFEDQINQILFVSATPSDYELQQTDGTVVEQIIRPTGLLDPPIDVRPSINQIDDLLEEIDNCIQQDQRVLVTTITKRSSEELSKYLTRLNIKCRYIHSEIDTLERVEILRDLRLGVFDVLIGINLLREGLDLPEVALVAILDADKEGFLRNEKSLTQTAGRAARNSNGRVIMYADKITRSMKATIDETARRRSLQIAYNEKHGITPTTIKKSKEEILQQTVVGGTKSYLDADDTANNIAADPVVQYMGPDQLQKAIEQAKKKMQSASKDMDFLTAAEHRDDMLALKKLYEEKFG
- a CDS encoding OmpA family protein; translation: MLKKRLISHNPMMNYQSFLIFFFVLTSIFAQAQNNELAQANTLFKAFLFKEAIPLYETALEKDPYLGDAMVNLAKCYYYTNNATKAETWYARILRYDGYKQYAFDYGQVLKMNGKYAEAKRWFNTSTKDDHTRGMHYAKSCDFATGTTLLSNIYKVKALPKLNSKSADFAPTLYDSDLIFSSSRSVAVEKQGQVAWTNDAFNQHYMAEKDAQGFISTGKALRSFIGNDINDAPMSYLPSVDMVAITSNNFMDGIRHINGSGLMMDIYLYNSKSKKEWDHNSEQFFPFNANVDTKTPFSTGHPCLRDNGTTLYFCSNKAGGYGGYDIYVSRRTATGWSMPENLGHPINTPGNEMSPFVDDNGRLYFSSDWHLGYGGMDVFTANRYAYGWGNVENMGNQVNSPSDDMYFVFDTERKIGYLSSNRPGGRGNEDIYQVIQTQDLPRRQSLALNIGDKFVLDDRYFRPGDGTIQNTSSQQLFDILQRLIDNPTAVIQINGYTDAAGTASNNLTLSKDRANSLLRFFTSKGIDAKRIRSTGYGESFLVNRCSDDVPCSAEERAANRRIEIFVVGIVDVNGVVSISYDAAPAPNAEKIVEDAVTRAVASKKAVSRSSSSSRSSKPQRKAHYAIGDVIEVASVFYELSKSKIDERKSPGLKQLLEILKEHEHVVIEIGAHTDASGSSKYNQELSEKRAKEVKKYLEKKGIASSRLVAKGYGESKLLNKCKDGVKCSDSEHAQNRRTEFKVIGQKGFAVGDIIKVDNINYELNKDKLDMKDSRGLTEIIELLKNNKISVEIRSHTDSRGSSKYNQELSEKRAKAVYNYLVKNGISKYRLKYKGYGESKLLNKCKDGVRCSDSDHAKNRRTDFKVIGLR